Below is a genomic region from Rouxiella chamberiensis.
TACCGTGGTGGGGTTTATCGGACCGGAATACCTTTATGACGGCAAGCAGATTATTCGCGCGGGTCTGGAGGATCATTTCTGCGGAAAACTGCTTGGCGTGCCGCTGGGGTGTGATGTCTGTTATACCAATCACGCCGAAGCGGATCAGGACGACATGGACACGCTGCTCACGCTGCTCGGCACCGCCGGATTGACCTTCCTGATTGGCGTGCCCGGCGCGGACGATATCATGCTGAACTATCAGAGCACCTCCTTTCACGACGCCCTCTATATTCGCGAGCTTTTGGGCCTGAAACATGCGCCCGAATTCGGGGCATGGCTGGAAAAAATGCAGATTATCGACCCCGCGGGCAGGCTGCGCGACACCCGTGCGTCTCATCCGCTGTTGATGCATCTGCCGCAGCTGGGAGGTCGTTGATGAGCAAGAAAGATGACAAACCCGCCTTGCCGTCGGTACACCTGAATCCTTGGCAGACACTCAGACAGTTTACCGCCGCGCGGATTGCGCTCGGGCGAACCGGCGCAAGTCTGCCAACCGATGAAGTGCTGCGTTTTGGCATGGCACATGCGCAGGCGCGCGATGCAGTGCATCAGCCGTTTAATAGCCAGAACTTGAGCCTGAACTTCAGGCGCTCGGCCTCAAGACGCTGCGCGTCGACAGTGCCGCACCCGATCGTACCACCTACCTTTGCCGTCCTGATCTTGGCCGCAAGCTGTCTCAGGAAAGTCGCGCGTTTTTGCGTGCATTACCGGCGCAGGATATCGATTTGCTGCTGGTGGTCGCCGACGGACTGTCGTCCAAAGCCGTACACCGGCAGGCTGTGCCGCTGATCACCGCGCTGTTGCCTCACCTGCGTGCGCTGGGTATCAAGGTGGGGCCTGTTGTGTTGGCGCATCAGTCGCGCGTTGCGCTCGGCGACGACATTGCCGAAACCATGAAGGCGAAGGCCGTGGCGATTTTGCTCGGCGAGCGCCCCGGACTCTCTTCGCCCGACAGCCTGGGCATTTATATGACCTGGGGACCCCACACGCGCCGTAGGGAGTCGGAACGTAACTGCATTTCCAATGTACGCCCCGAAGGTCTGGATTATCCTCAGGCGGCCTTCAAACTCGCGTGGCTGCTGGAACAGGCCTTTGTCCGACGATTGTCCGGCGTCGACCTCAAAGACGAAAGTGATAATGCAACCATCCCGGATTTCACCTCGAAAGCGGACAACTTATCGGGAGAGGGGTAGAGAGGACTGCACACACGGCGTTGAATAGGTCGCCTCGCCGTGCGCGCAGCGCTGCATCACTATCTACACCATTTTTCAATTGTCAGGGCGATGGCTTTGGTGCAGCTCACCAGATCGGCGATGGAGACGCGTTCATTGGGCTGGTGGGACTGCGCAGGGTCGCCGGGGCCGAAATTGACGGTCGGGGTATTGCCCAGACCGCTCGGCAGGCCGATGTCGCTGTGCGCACCAAATCCCGAGAGCACAGGTGAAAGATCGGCTTCGATCACGGCCTGCTGGAAAGTTTGCACAAACGGGTGATCGGCCGGGATCTCGGCGCAGTCGGCGTCGAGGATCCACTCGATGGTGGCCGGATGCTGGCGCAGATAAGGATCCGCCAGACAAATATTTGCCAGATGCTCCTCGACTTCGCGCTTCACATGGCCGCCAAGCCCAAACTCGTCTTTTTCGGACGGAAGATACTGCACGTCGATGATGATTTCGCCATACCCTGCGGTAGAAGATGCGTGCTCGCCCACCTTGAGCTGAGTAACCAGAATCTGATTCGGCAACGCCATTAACGGATGATTCTTTTTAGGATCAAACTGCCAGCGGCGGTTGATGATATCGATGCCGTCCATAATCTGGCGGCAAAGCTGCACTGCATCGACAGGCCCGGTGCCATACCATGAATTCGGCATCAGTTCGGCATGGCCGCCCACGCCATTGACCAGAATCTTGCCCCAGAGAATGCCGTGGCACAGCGGGGCAATGCGGTTGGCACTCGGCTCGGTCATGATGCCTGCATCAGC
It encodes:
- a CDS encoding M20 family metallopeptidase; the protein is MSLSEKISAHIEANPQRIVETLCDILSFPSIVLADPTQAGPGEHDCQRYLQQRLEALGMTTDLWDPDGPALYEKYKGRPGANKGRTFEGRPNLGGTLKGTGGGKSIMLTGHIDVVPPGARAHWNTDPFVPEVIDEHVFGRGAVDMKGGVACMLMAVEFLHELGIKHAGDVVFTTVVDEEIGGMGSLAMVDRGFKADAGIMTEPSANRIAPLCHGILWGKILVNGVGGHAELMPNSWYGTGPVDAVQLCRQIMDGIDIINRRWQFDPKKNHPLMALPNQILVTQLKVGEHASSTAGYGEIIIDVQYLPSEKDEFGLGGHVKREVEEHLANICLADPYLRQHPATIEWILDADCAEIPADHPFVQTFQQAVIEADLSPVLSGFGAHSDIGLPSGLGNTPTVNFGPGDPAQSHQPNERVSIADLVSCTKAIALTIEKWCR